A region of Allocoleopsis franciscana PCC 7113 DNA encodes the following proteins:
- a CDS encoding pentapeptide repeat-containing protein, which translates to MRRRFLAITILLTTIGLTAPAVAKSYEPNHLKRLLETKQCPGCDLSSADLRGANLSYADLRGANLSNANLSNADLRGANLTGANLTKANLKGAKLP; encoded by the coding sequence ATGAGGCGAAGATTTCTGGCTATTACTATTCTATTGACAACAATTGGCTTAACAGCTCCCGCTGTTGCTAAAAGTTATGAACCCAATCACCTGAAGCGTTTACTAGAAACCAAACAATGTCCAGGGTGTGACTTGAGTAGTGCAGATTTGCGGGGAGCTAACCTAAGTTATGCGGATTTGCGAGGCGCTAACTTGAGTAATGCTAACCTGAGCAATGCTGATTTGCGGGGAGCTAACCTAACGGGAGCCAATCTTACCAAAGCCAATCTTAAGGGAGCAAAATTGCCTTAA
- a CDS encoding WD40 domain-containing protein has product MMESHPDDVSAKNNESLRTLARAITLSQGFFSIVLARCNYQSLRQPLVQKLRERCAVGFKEITLKPSTRTLYTTIRAALDGEEPNAVIVSGLELVNDLEGLLIASNHARDEFRKHFSFPLVLWVTDEVLQKFMRVAPDFTSWAATPIGFTIATPDLIKALEQNAESVFEAILKTGSGKFLNNTDLNLEMGSRRRLELESALKDLQNRGDVLEPALEADLQFLIGLDADTHDRMEESRQYYERSLAFWLEQLESQESEALRLNAPSQSINPKLFERVGCLLYYLGLWWRKYATLRRSEYRFACSQAKNYFQQCIDVFKQGNRPELMGQFINSLGETLQKLEEWDELEAIAKLAVQLHQTYFDPIRLSYGYGLLAELALSNKAWKIAREFSKLALQTNAKSTRLSCDLLTKNIDNVWSQRHDQNLYLLLLAQAQKHLGQLPQAIKLLEIAKTKSNPQIDPSLYIRILAELRSLYWNQGRYLDAFRIKQKQSEIEYQYGFRAFIGASQLRPRCQVANPAIAPVDTLSTIAQEIAASGRQQDINRLIERISRTDYKLTVIHGPSGVGKSSLVTAGLVPALEQKAIGDRDALPIVVRGYTNWVNDLGQSLLRDLSVSLTDAISEVRDINLAIPEDIPKFIINQLRKNADRNLLTVLIFDQIEEFFFIYSEPNTRCLLYNFLRDCLEIPYVKVILSLREDYLHYLLECERCTNLDVINNNILDKKIRYYLGNFSPKDAKAVIHSLNERSQFYLESTLIDELVRDLAEDTGDVSPIELQVVGAQLHAEAIVSLEDYQRLGFNPKQKLVERFLQEAIKDCGPPNARAALLVLYLLTEENGTRPPKTRAELAGELDDTELESKDEQLDLVLEILTKSGLLMLLPDAPADRYQLVHDYLVSFIRQKKDAEVGLEAALQRERNQRKLTEQQLSRVSRQRKQVGVAVIVVTVFALMAGGLALLTESQRKRAEIAEIRALSSLSSALLLSDNQLGALVESVKVGKRLKELEHELQTSLLTLKNRKISSDIRLQTLGSLQQSVYRIQERNRLEQHNGIVNSVSFSPDGKMIASASADTTIKLWKLNQTLPKTLEGHNGIVNSVSFSPNGKLIASASDDKTIKLWSIDGTLLRTFTGHQGWVKSVSFSPDSQQIASGSHDKTVKLWSVNGTLLRTFTGHGDWVNNVSFSPDGKQIASGSNDKTIKLWSVDGSGVKTLTGHEDWVKSVSFSPDGQQIASASTDKTIKLWNTNGSFLRTLEGHTEWVNSVSFSPDGQQIASASTDKTIKLWNTQGTLLESLKGHSNSVQGIRFSPDGKILASASEDNTIKLWSLSRIPLPTLNMHEQKVTSASFSPNGQMIASASADQTVKIWSVKGELLHTLTGHNGIVNSVSFSPDGETIASASADQTVKLWSINGELLHTLTGHQNWVNSVSFSPDGETIASASADKTVRLWNKDGQLQKTLTGHTDWVNSVSFSPDGKTIASASNDRTVKLWNLDGTELDTLRGHTNGVNDIRFSPDGEILASASNDSTIKLWNKDGTLRTTLYGHLGRVTSVRFHPDGYTLASASADKTLKFWSLDGNVLRTLEGNGSSINSVSFSWDGKTIASASDEKVVILWNFDLNDLLVRGCAWLHDYLKNPNANIKPEENRYICD; this is encoded by the coding sequence ATGATGGAGAGCCACCCAGACGATGTCAGTGCCAAAAATAATGAATCATTAAGAACTCTGGCGCGAGCAATCACGCTATCTCAAGGGTTTTTTTCCATCGTCTTAGCTCGCTGTAATTATCAGTCATTGCGACAGCCTTTAGTCCAAAAATTGCGAGAACGCTGCGCGGTTGGATTCAAAGAAATCACTCTCAAACCCTCTACCCGAACCCTTTATACAACAATTCGTGCTGCACTAGACGGCGAAGAACCCAACGCCGTTATCGTTTCTGGATTGGAATTGGTGAACGATCTAGAGGGGTTGTTGATTGCCTCAAATCATGCCAGGGATGAGTTTCGGAAACATTTCTCGTTCCCATTAGTGTTGTGGGTAACCGATGAGGTGCTGCAAAAATTCATGCGGGTGGCTCCCGATTTTACCAGTTGGGCTGCCACTCCGATTGGATTTACGATTGCCACTCCTGACTTAATCAAAGCACTAGAGCAAAATGCAGAATCGGTCTTTGAAGCCATCTTAAAAACGGGTTCGGGTAAATTTCTCAACAATACTGACCTGAATTTGGAAATGGGTTCCCGTCGCCGCTTAGAGTTAGAGTCAGCGTTGAAAGATTTGCAAAATCGAGGTGATGTTTTAGAGCCAGCGTTAGAAGCAGATTTACAATTTCTGATTGGTCTTGATGCTGATACCCATGATCGCATGGAGGAGTCTCGCCAATATTATGAGCGCAGCCTCGCGTTTTGGTTAGAGCAACTCGAAAGTCAGGAATCAGAAGCGCTTCGATTGAACGCGCCCTCTCAATCGATCAATCCCAAATTGTTTGAGCGAGTTGGATGTTTACTCTACTATCTGGGTTTGTGGTGGCGTAAATATGCAACCCTGCGCCGCTCTGAATATCGTTTTGCTTGTAGTCAAGCTAAAAATTATTTTCAACAGTGTATTGACGTGTTTAAACAGGGGAATCGCCCTGAATTGATGGGTCAGTTTATCAACTCCTTGGGTGAAACCCTGCAAAAGCTAGAGGAGTGGGATGAACTAGAAGCGATCGCTAAATTAGCCGTTCAATTACACCAAACCTATTTCGATCCGATTCGACTCTCTTATGGCTATGGTCTGTTAGCGGAATTAGCGCTTTCCAATAAAGCTTGGAAGATAGCCAGAGAATTTTCTAAATTAGCCTTACAAACAAACGCTAAATCAACTCGATTATCCTGTGATTTACTCACAAAAAACATTGATAACGTCTGGTCTCAACGACACGATCAAAATTTATATCTATTATTGTTAGCCCAAGCCCAAAAGCACCTAGGTCAACTTCCACAAGCGATTAAACTGCTAGAAATTGCTAAAACGAAAAGCAATCCTCAAATCGATCCATCGCTTTATATTCGGATTTTGGCAGAGTTGCGATCGCTTTATTGGAACCAAGGTCGCTATCTAGACGCCTTTCGGATTAAACAAAAACAAAGCGAGATTGAGTATCAATATGGGTTCCGAGCCTTTATCGGTGCGAGTCAGTTGCGGCCTCGATGCCAAGTTGCGAACCCAGCCATTGCCCCCGTCGATACACTCAGTACCATTGCCCAAGAAATTGCGGCTTCCGGTCGGCAACAAGATATTAATCGCTTAATTGAACGCATTAGCCGCACAGATTATAAATTAACCGTCATTCACGGGCCTTCAGGAGTCGGCAAAAGCTCTTTGGTAACAGCCGGGTTAGTACCAGCTTTAGAACAAAAAGCAATTGGCGATCGCGATGCTCTACCCATTGTGGTGCGCGGTTACACCAATTGGGTCAACGATTTGGGACAATCTTTATTGAGGGATTTAAGCGTATCGTTAACCGATGCTATCAGTGAAGTCAGAGATATCAACTTAGCCATTCCAGAAGACATCCCGAAATTTATTATTAACCAGTTACGAAAAAATGCAGACCGGAATCTGTTAACAGTTTTAATTTTCGATCAAATTGAAGAATTTTTCTTTATTTATTCCGAACCCAATACCCGGTGTCTGCTTTATAATTTTCTGCGCGACTGCCTGGAAATTCCTTATGTAAAAGTCATTCTTTCTCTACGGGAAGACTATCTCCACTATTTATTAGAATGCGAACGCTGCACTAATCTAGATGTTATTAATAACAATATTCTGGATAAGAAAATTCGCTATTACTTAGGGAATTTTTCACCCAAAGACGCAAAAGCCGTTATCCATAGCTTAAATGAACGCTCTCAGTTTTACTTAGAATCCACGCTAATTGATGAATTAGTCCGAGATTTAGCAGAAGATACAGGAGATGTTAGCCCGATTGAATTACAGGTCGTGGGAGCGCAACTCCATGCCGAGGCCATTGTCAGTTTAGAAGACTATCAGCGTTTAGGTTTCAATCCTAAACAAAAACTAGTTGAGCGATTTTTACAAGAAGCGATTAAAGATTGTGGTCCTCCGAATGCACGGGCAGCACTCCTTGTTTTGTACTTGCTAACCGAAGAAAATGGCACACGTCCTCCTAAGACTCGTGCGGAGTTGGCAGGAGAATTAGATGATACCGAATTAGAATCTAAGGACGAACAGCTCGATTTGGTGTTAGAAATTCTGACCAAATCAGGCTTATTAATGTTACTGCCAGATGCCCCCGCTGATCGCTATCAACTCGTTCATGATTATTTAGTCTCTTTCATCCGTCAAAAAAAGGATGCAGAGGTAGGATTAGAAGCCGCACTTCAACGGGAAAGAAATCAACGCAAACTGACCGAACAACAACTGAGTCGTGTTTCTCGACAGCGCAAGCAAGTCGGCGTTGCCGTGATTGTGGTAACCGTATTTGCCCTGATGGCGGGAGGGTTGGCGCTGCTGACAGAATCTCAACGAAAACGAGCAGAAATTGCTGAAATTAGAGCACTCAGTTCTTTATCCTCAGCTCTATTACTCTCCGACAATCAGCTTGGGGCATTAGTTGAAAGTGTCAAAGTCGGTAAACGCCTCAAGGAATTAGAACACGAGTTACAAACCTCCTTATTGACGTTGAAGAATCGGAAAATTTCATCCGATATTCGACTTCAAACTTTAGGTAGCTTACAGCAATCAGTCTACAGAATTCAAGAACGCAACCGCTTAGAGCAGCACAACGGAATCGTTAATAGTGTCAGTTTCTCACCGGACGGCAAAATGATTGCCTCTGCTAGTGCGGATACGACAATTAAACTCTGGAAGCTCAATCAAACCTTACCCAAAACTCTCGAAGGACATAATGGAATCGTTAATAGTGTTAGCTTTAGCCCCAATGGCAAGCTTATCGCCTCGGCGAGTGATGACAAAACTATCAAACTCTGGAGTATTGATGGCACCTTGCTAAGAACCTTCACAGGGCATCAGGGATGGGTTAAAAGTGTGAGTTTCTCACCCGATAGCCAACAAATCGCTTCTGGAAGTCACGACAAAACGGTCAAACTCTGGAGTGTTAATGGCACCTTGTTAAGAACTTTCACAGGACATGGAGATTGGGTTAACAACGTCAGTTTTAGCCCGGATGGCAAGCAGATTGCCTCAGGGAGTAACGATAAAACGATTAAACTCTGGAGTGTTGATGGCAGTGGAGTAAAAACCCTCACAGGACACGAAGATTGGGTTAAAAGCGTCAGTTTTAGCCCGGATGGTCAGCAGATTGCCTCCGCTAGTACGGACAAAACTATTAAACTCTGGAATACCAATGGTAGCTTCTTAAGAACGCTCGAAGGACATACAGAATGGGTGAATAGTGTTAGTTTTAGCCCGGATGGTCAGCAGATTGCCTCCGCTAGCACGGACAAAACGATCAAACTCTGGAACACCCAAGGCACGCTACTCGAATCTCTAAAAGGGCACTCTAATTCGGTTCAAGGAATCCGTTTCTCCCCCGATGGTAAAATTCTTGCTTCCGCGAGTGAGGATAACACCATTAAACTTTGGAGCTTGAGCCGTATCCCACTCCCAACCCTTAACATGCACGAACAGAAGGTGACGAGTGCCAGCTTCAGCCCTAATGGTCAAATGATTGCCTCTGCTAGTGCTGATCAAACCGTTAAAATTTGGAGCGTTAAGGGTGAATTACTCCACACCCTCACGGGACACAATGGAATCGTCAATAGCGTGAGTTTCTCGCCCGATGGTGAGACGATTGCCTCTGCTAGTGCTGATCAAACCGTTAAACTTTGGAGCATTAATGGTGAGTTACTGCACACACTCACAGGACATCAAAATTGGGTGAATAGCGTGAGTTTCTCGCCCGATGGTGAGACGATTGCCTCCGCCAGTGCGGACAAAACGGTTAGACTCTGGAACAAAGATGGCCAATTACAGAAAACTCTAACGGGGCATACCGATTGGGTGAATAGCGTGAGTTTCTCGCCCGATGGCAAGACGATTGCCTCTGCCAGTAATGACAGAACCGTTAAACTGTGGAACCTTGACGGGACTGAACTGGATACCTTGAGGGGACATACCAATGGCGTTAACGATATCCGTTTCAGTCCGGACGGCGAAATTCTTGCCTCTGCCAGTAATGACAGCACCATTAAACTCTGGAACAAAGATGGTACTTTACGCACGACTCTGTATGGACATTTAGGTCGAGTCACCAGCGTTAGATTTCACCCGGATGGTTATACTCTGGCTTCAGCCAGTGCGGACAAAACCCTCAAATTCTGGAGCTTAGATGGAAACGTCCTGAGAACACTAGAAGGAAATGGCAGTAGTATCAACAGCGTGAGTTTCTCCTGGGACGGTAAGACGATTGCTTCCGCCAGTGATGAAAAAGTCGTGATTCTCTGGAATTTTGATCTCAATGATCTACTGGTGCGTGGCTGTGCTTGGCTCCATGATTACCTAAAAAATCCTAATGCCAATATCAAGCCAGAAGAGAATCGCTACATCTGTGATTAA
- a CDS encoding AAA family ATPase → MKLDLQKFYKACNPSITLSVGDAEERKYYIDFSPVRGGKIIEELGRTITRLAPNEPTCQLFTGHIGCGKSTELLRLKAELERQGSHVVYFDSSKDLVMADVDVTDILLAIARKVTESLEQAKVNLKPRGFRALLQGVSELMQTEIELSAEGSVPGLGEIKASTEGELSLGFGLGKISAKAKNSPKFRSQLRQYLEPRTDGILDAINQELLEPAIQELKRQGKTGLVVIVDSLDRVDNTLKPTGRLQPEYLFVDRGEQLKQLNCHVVYTIPLVLIFSNEWGRLRNRFGVDPKLLPMVRVQSRDGSECEQGMELLRQMVLARAFPDVLPAQRLQFITEVFDSPETLNRLCLVSGGHPRNLLGLMYGCLQQQDPPFSRECLEEIIRRQRDALVRAVDDDEWELLRQVGHNQMVRGEDEYQTLLRSLFVFEYQDEQGGWFSTNPILAEAKQLKSEV, encoded by the coding sequence ATGAAACTCGACTTGCAGAAATTTTACAAGGCATGTAATCCCAGTATCACCCTATCGGTGGGGGATGCCGAGGAGCGGAAGTATTATATCGATTTCTCCCCGGTTCGGGGTGGCAAGATTATCGAAGAGTTGGGACGAACCATTACCCGCCTCGCTCCCAATGAGCCAACTTGTCAATTATTTACAGGTCATATTGGCTGTGGTAAATCGACCGAGTTGTTGCGCCTCAAAGCCGAGTTAGAACGGCAAGGCTCTCATGTCGTCTACTTCGACTCCAGCAAAGACTTAGTGATGGCAGACGTGGACGTAACCGATATTTTGTTAGCCATTGCTCGCAAAGTAACGGAAAGTTTGGAGCAAGCTAAAGTCAATCTCAAACCACGAGGCTTTAGGGCTTTACTGCAAGGCGTAAGCGAGTTAATGCAAACCGAAATTGAACTTTCGGCAGAAGGTTCTGTGCCTGGATTAGGAGAAATTAAGGCAAGTACAGAAGGAGAACTTTCCCTTGGTTTCGGTCTGGGTAAAATCTCCGCAAAAGCTAAAAATAGCCCTAAATTCCGTTCTCAACTCAGGCAATATTTAGAACCGCGCACTGATGGAATTTTAGACGCGATTAACCAAGAGTTATTAGAACCTGCCATCCAAGAACTCAAGAGGCAGGGTAAAACAGGTTTAGTCGTGATTGTTGATAGCCTCGACCGGGTTGATAACACCCTAAAACCGACAGGTCGTCTTCAGCCAGAGTATCTGTTTGTAGACCGGGGCGAACAGCTCAAACAGCTCAATTGTCATGTCGTTTATACAATTCCCCTGGTGTTAATTTTTTCCAATGAATGGGGGAGGCTACGCAATCGCTTTGGTGTAGACCCAAAATTGTTACCGATGGTGCGGGTGCAATCGCGCGATGGCAGCGAGTGTGAGCAGGGGATGGAACTGTTGAGGCAAATGGTTCTCGCCAGAGCTTTCCCAGATGTTTTACCTGCACAGCGCCTACAATTCATAACAGAGGTGTTTGACTCCCCTGAAACCTTAAACCGTCTTTGTCTGGTTAGTGGCGGACATCCTCGAAATTTGTTAGGGCTAATGTATGGCTGTCTTCAGCAGCAAGACCCCCCTTTTTCTCGTGAGTGTTTGGAAGAAATCATTAGAAGACAACGCGATGCCCTTGTTCGTGCCGTTGATGATGATGAATGGGAATTGCTGCGGCAAGTCGGACACAATCAAATGGTCAGAGGAGAGGACGAATACCAAACTCTATTACGCAGTTTGTTCGTCTTTGAATATCAAGATGAACAAGGGGGATGGTTTAGTACTAATCCCATCTTGGCAGAAGCCAAACAACTAAAGTCTGAAGTCTGA
- a CDS encoding caspase family protein — translation MTRTTRRHFLQFTGSALAAIGLNQLSFLQSAQRYGQVLAQSTPRKLALLVGINNYPSQPLEGCLNDVDLQRNLLIHRFGFNPKDILILPDTKATRAGILTAFEEHLIKQAKPGDVVVYHYSGHGSRIFDPNPIVVEPGKEGLNGTFVPVDGNLPDGYPEVGGSVKDIMGHTLFLLMSALKSENVTAVLDSCFSGGATREARIRSRDGGKNVLVSSDEKTYQEQWLSRLKMLPEDFVKGYRAGVAKGVVLAATAPDQLAREIIINGFKAGIFSYLLTHYLWQEDSNIERVFQKILPEIPKDFDQMPRYEVKVGKEYQRQSPYFINSPKSPAQAVVIRVSGNNAQLWLGGVDLRKVTTGTVFTAMKGTGQVKVVSRDGLVAQGKVENPVTEGMPLQLMG, via the coding sequence ATGACCCGCACGACTCGTCGTCATTTTTTGCAGTTCACAGGTTCAGCATTGGCAGCGATTGGGTTGAATCAGCTATCTTTTCTCCAATCAGCCCAACGTTACGGTCAAGTCCTTGCTCAAAGTACGCCTCGCAAACTCGCTTTACTCGTTGGCATCAATAACTACCCCTCACAACCCCTGGAAGGATGCCTCAATGATGTAGATTTGCAGCGAAATTTATTGATTCATCGCTTTGGGTTTAATCCGAAAGATATTTTGATTTTGCCTGATACAAAAGCGACACGAGCAGGAATTTTAACGGCGTTTGAAGAACATTTAATTAAACAAGCGAAACCGGGCGATGTGGTGGTTTATCACTATTCCGGGCATGGTTCGCGTATTTTTGACCCTAATCCAATTGTGGTTGAGCCAGGAAAAGAAGGATTGAATGGGACATTTGTGCCGGTGGATGGTAACTTACCTGACGGATATCCGGAGGTAGGAGGGTCAGTGAAAGACATTATGGGGCATACTTTATTTTTGCTGATGTCTGCCCTGAAATCTGAAAATGTCACGGCTGTTTTAGATAGTTGTTTTTCTGGTGGGGCGACGAGAGAAGCACGGATACGTTCGCGGGATGGGGGTAAGAATGTTTTAGTGTCATCAGATGAAAAAACTTATCAAGAACAGTGGTTATCTCGGTTAAAAATGTTGCCAGAAGACTTCGTTAAGGGCTATCGCGCTGGGGTTGCTAAAGGTGTGGTGTTAGCAGCAACTGCACCTGACCAACTGGCGCGGGAAATTATTATTAATGGCTTTAAAGCAGGAATATTTAGTTATTTACTGACGCATTATCTTTGGCAGGAGGATAGCAACATTGAGCGGGTATTCCAGAAGATTCTGCCAGAAATACCTAAAGACTTCGATCAAATGCCCCGTTATGAGGTGAAGGTGGGGAAAGAGTATCAACGGCAAAGTCCTTATTTTATTAATTCTCCTAAATCGCCAGCACAGGCGGTGGTGATACGAGTGAGTGGGAATAATGCTCAGTTGTGGTTAGGGGGTGTTGATTTAAGGAAGGTGACAACGGGAACAGTATTTACTGCCATGAAGGGGACAGGGCAGGTGAAAGTGGTTTCTCGTGATGGGTTGGTGGCACAGGGGAAGGTTGAGAATCCGGTGACGGAAGGAATGCCGTTGCAGTTGATGGGGTAA
- a CDS encoding CHAT domain-containing protein, giving the protein MSNSNPIGITQKRRWLGLVQLISLSGITCLLLASQSFAATLEQMAPRIAQQPANSNAAEQVFQEAWQFYKKGTAESLRQAIPKFEQAIILSRQTGDKISEAVSLLALGRVYDDLGEKQKALEFYNQAFPLFQAGGNTGMEATTLIAIGSVYDDLGEKQKALEFYNQALPLFQAVEDRRMEASTLNNMGLVYDSLGKKQEALGFYNQALPLFQAVGYRPGEATTLNNMGLVYSSLGEKQKALGFFNQALPLFQVLGNTREEATTLNNIGFIYDSWGEKQKALEFFNQALPLTRAVGYISGEATTLNNMGLVYNSLGEKQKALEFFNQALPQLQAVGDRRGEGRTLNNIGFIYDSWGEKQKALEDYNQALLLYKAVGDRGGEATTLNNMGLVYSSLGEKQKALEFFNQALPLTQAVGDRGGEAISLNNIGTIYNSWGEKQKALESYNKALPLLRVVADRGGEALTLFNLAVLQRSQGNLKQAFTLIDSAITIVEDLRTKIGSQELRASYFATVQDYYQFYIDLLMQLHQQNPNQGYDALALHASERGRARSLLELLTEANANIRQGVDPKLLEQESTLTQQLNALERRRYELSSGQYTEQQLDEIKQQSESLLTQLDQLKAQIRVTSPRYAALKYPEPLNLQQIQQQVLDDDTLLLEYSLGEDRSYLWLVSKNSITSYVLPKRSEIEAAAQTFRESLTPNSAANLETGLPLSQMLLAPVANQLGNKRLLIVGDGALQSVPFAALPIPSSPTTPLLVQNEIITLPSASTVAIQQRQLQNRPIAAKTLAVVADPIFALNDPRFSTTPQQTPETPTNSALTRATRNLGLGDSAKVLDRLQYTGTEAKKILALVPATQSLQALDFNASRTTATDPNLAQYQIIHLATHGLLDPINPELSGIVLSLYDQKGKSQDGFLRLQDIFNLNLPAELVVLSACETGLGKDVKGEGLVGLTRGFMYAGSRRVVVSLWSVNDVATSEVMAKFYQKMLTEGQNPISALRAAQLEMWKSQNWQSPYYWAAFTVQGDWR; this is encoded by the coding sequence ATGTCAAACTCAAACCCAATTGGGATAACTCAGAAACGACGTTGGTTGGGGTTAGTTCAGCTCATTTCGCTTTCAGGGATAACTTGCCTACTTCTAGCCTCACAATCCTTCGCCGCTACCCTTGAGCAGATGGCTCCCAGGATAGCTCAACAGCCAGCCAACTCTAATGCGGCTGAACAAGTTTTTCAGGAAGCATGGCAATTCTATAAGAAAGGAACAGCAGAATCACTGCGACAGGCAATTCCTAAATTTGAGCAAGCCATCATACTCTCTCGTCAAACGGGTGACAAAATATCAGAAGCCGTATCTCTCCTTGCTCTCGGTCGTGTCTATGACGACTTGGGAGAAAAGCAGAAAGCTTTAGAATTTTACAACCAAGCCTTTCCACTATTTCAGGCGGGGGGGAATACAGGCATGGAAGCTACTACTCTCATTGCTATTGGTAGTGTCTATGACGACTTGGGAGAAAAGCAGAAAGCTTTGGAATTCTACAACCAAGCCTTGCCCTTATTTCAGGCGGTGGAGGATAGACGTATGGAAGCCAGTACTCTCAATAATATGGGCTTAGTCTACGATTCATTGGGAAAAAAGCAGGAAGCGTTGGGATTCTACAACCAAGCCTTGCCTTTATTTCAGGCGGTGGGGTATAGACCTGGGGAAGCCACTACTCTCAATAATATGGGCTTAGTCTACTCTTCGTTGGGAGAAAAGCAAAAAGCTTTGGGATTCTTTAACCAAGCCTTGCCCCTATTTCAGGTGCTGGGGAATACACGAGAGGAAGCCACTACTCTCAATAATATAGGCTTTATCTACGACTCATGGGGAGAAAAGCAGAAAGCCTTAGAATTCTTTAACCAAGCTTTGCCACTAACACGGGCCGTGGGGTATATATCTGGGGAAGCTACTACTCTCAATAATATGGGCTTAGTCTACAACTCATTGGGAGAAAAGCAAAAAGCTTTGGAATTCTTTAACCAAGCCTTGCCCCAATTACAGGCAGTAGGAGATAGAAGAGGGGAAGGCCGTACTCTCAATAATATAGGCTTTATCTACGACTCATGGGGAGAAAAGCAGAAAGCATTGGAAGACTACAACCAAGCTTTGCTCCTATATAAGGCGGTGGGGGATAGAGGTGGGGAAGCTACTACTCTCAATAATATGGGCTTAGTCTACTCTTCGTTGGGAGAAAAGCAAAAAGCTTTGGAATTCTTTAACCAAGCCTTGCCCCTAACACAGGCGGTGGGGGATAGAGGTGGGGAAGCTATTAGTCTCAATAATATTGGCACTATCTACAACTCATGGGGAGAAAAGCAGAAAGCCTTGGAATCCTACAACAAAGCTTTACCCCTATTACGGGTGGTGGCGGATAGAGGTGGGGAAGCTCTTACTCTCTTTAACCTCGCCGTCTTACAACGCAGCCAAGGCAACCTGAAACAAGCATTCACCCTCATCGATAGTGCCATCACCATTGTTGAAGACCTCCGCACCAAAATTGGCTCCCAAGAACTCCGTGCTTCCTATTTTGCTACCGTCCAGGACTACTACCAGTTCTACATCGACCTCCTGATGCAACTGCATCAACAAAACCCCAATCAAGGATACGATGCCCTCGCCCTCCACGCCAGCGAACGCGGCCGCGCCCGCAGTCTCCTCGAACTCCTCACCGAAGCTAACGCCAACATCCGCCAAGGCGTTGACCCCAAACTCCTAGAACAAGAGAGCACCCTCACTCAACAACTCAATGCCCTAGAACGTCGCAGGTATGAACTCTCAAGCGGTCAGTATACCGAACAACAACTTGATGAAATCAAACAACAATCCGAATCCCTACTCACTCAACTCGACCAACTCAAAGCCCAAATTCGGGTTACCAGTCCTCGTTACGCTGCCCTGAAATATCCTGAACCTCTAAACTTACAACAGATTCAACAACAGGTACTCGACGACGATACCTTACTTTTAGAATATTCTCTCGGCGAAGACCGCAGTTACCTGTGGTTAGTGAGCAAAAATAGCATCACCAGCTACGTACTTCCCAAACGCAGCGAAATCGAAGCCGCCGCCCAAACCTTCCGCGAATCTCTCACCCCCAATAGCGCCGCCAATCTGGAAACCGGACTCCCACTGAGTCAGATGCTTCTCGCCCCCGTTGCTAATCAATTAGGTAATAAACGCTTACTGATTGTTGGAGATGGGGCATTGCAATCTGTTCCCTTTGCCGCACTGCCAATCCCATCCTCTCCCACAACCCCGCTTTTAGTCCAAAACGAAATCATCACCCTCCCCTCCGCCTCTACCGTTGCCATTCAACAGCGCCAACTGCAAAACCGTCCCATTGCTGCCAAAACCCTTGCCGTTGTTGCTGACCCCATCTTCGCTCTCAACGACCCTCGTTTTTCCACTACACCCCAACAAACCCCTGAAACACCCACCAACTCTGCCCTCACTCGTGCCACCCGTAACTTAGGTTTAGGGGACAGTGCGAAGGTACTTGACCGCCTGCAATATACTGGCACCGAAGCCAAGAAAATCCTCGCCCTCGTCCCAGCCACGCAAAGTCTGCAAGCCTTAGACTTTAATGCTTCCCGCACCACTGCCACTGACCCGAATTTAGCCCAATACCAAATTATCCACCTTGCCACTCATGGCTTACTCGACCCCATCAATCCTGAACTATCAGGAATCGTGCTGTCTCTCTATGACCAAAAAGGCAAATCCCAAGATGGCTTCTTGCGCCTCCAGGATATCTTCAACCTCAACTTACCTGCGGAACTGGTGGTGTTGAGTGCTTGCGAAACCGGATTAGGGAAAGACGTGAAAGGGGAAGGCTTGGTGGGCTTGACAAGAGGCTTTATGTATGCTGGGTCAAGGCGAGTGGTGGTGAGTTTGTGGAGTGTTAACGATGTCGCCACATCTGAGGTGATGGCGAAATTTTACCAGAAGATGCTCACCGAAGGGCAAAATCCGATATCGGCTTTAAGAGCCGCACAACTAGAGATGTGGAAATCCCAGAATTGGCAGTCTCCTTATTATTGGGCAGCGTTTACCGTTCAAGGAGATTGGCGATAA